TCAGAAGGATGACGGGGTCGGCTTGGGCTCATCCTTAATGTCTCCCTGGCCGCATCGGCTGGCGGTGCTTCTCGCTGGCGCGACGTTTCCGTTACTTTTCATTGGCGGCTTGGTTACTAGTCTTGGCGCCGGCCTTGCCGTTCCCGACTGGCCGACCACCTTCGGCTACAACATGTTTCTCTATCCCTGGTCGAAAATGATCGGCGGGATCTTTTACGAGCATAGTCACCGATTAGTTGCCTCAACAGTCGGCTTGTTGACCATCGCGCTTACGCTGTCTTTTTGGTTTCAAGAAAAACGGCAGTGGCTGCGTTGGCTCGGAGTCGTGGCGTTAGCGCTGGTCATCCTTCAAGGCGTGCTTGGCGGTTTGCGCGTGGTGTTGGTCCAACAAACCTTGGCGATGATTCACGCCTGCCTCGCGCAAGCTTTCTTCGCGCTGACGGTGAGCTTGGCATTATTTACTTCCGCCGAATGGCGCACTGCGCCGGGCCGGGCGATCGGCGACGGTGGCCGGCTCAAACGGCTCGCTATGATCACCACCGGCTTGATCTATCTGCAAATTATTTTTGGCGCGCTCCTGCGCCACAGCGGCACGCGCCTGGATGCTCATTTAATATTGGCTGCGTTGGTGGCGATTCATGTTGCGCTACTCTTGCTCCGGCTCTCTCGATCGCATCGAGATCGCCCCGGGTTGCTCCGCCCCGGCTATATTTTGGCGGCGCTGTTGCTCGTGCAACTCTTGCTTGGTGGGCTTTCTTATCTGACAAAATTCACCGCCATGCTGCCGGGTCTTAACGGTGCGGTGGTTCTATTGACGACCACCCATTTGATCACCGGTGCGCTGATGTTGGCGGCGAGCTTGATCGTTGCACTGCGCACTAGCCGTTCGTCGATTGCCACTGAGTCGGCGGAACTTGCAGCGCTGACGGAGCAATATTCGTTATGAGTTCCAACGCCGGCACTTTGATCTTTAACAGCGCCGCCGCGCTGCGCCGCGCCGCCGATTATTTAGAGCTCGCTAAGCCGCGCGTGGTTTTGATGGTTTTGATCACCGCGTATGTCGGCTTCTATCTCGGCTCGGCGGAAGTGCCGAATTACTTACGCCTGCTGCAAATGCTCTTCGGCACGGCGCTCACCGCCGGCGGCACGCTGGCGCTCAATCAATATCTCGAAAGAGACACCGACGCGCTGATGGATCGTACCCGGCGCCGGCCGCTGCCCGACGGCAGGGTACAGCCGCGCGAGGCGCTGTGGTTCGGCGTTGCCCTCGTGATTGCCGGCTTAAGCTATTTGTTACTCGCGGTGAACCTCCTGACCATGCTCGTGACCGCTTTTATCACCGTCAGCTATCTGGCGCTTTACACGCCGATGAAACCGCGCAGTTCTCTGTGCATGCTGATCGGCGCCGTGCCGGGTGCTTTGCCGCCGGTGATCGGTTGGGCGGCGGCACGCGGCTCCCTCGACATCGTCGCTTGGGTGCTGTTCGCGATTTTGTTTCTCTGGCAGGTGCCGCACACGCTGGCGATCGCCCGGCTCTATTGCGCCGACTACGCCAAGGCCGGCATTCAATTTCTCCCGGTCATCGAACCCGACGGCGCCAGCACTCATCGCCAGATTGTCAGCCATTCGGCGGCATTGTTAGCCGTGAGTTTGCTGCCGACGCTGCTCGGCGCGGCGGGGGCGGTTTATTTCATCGTCGCGTTTGTCCTCGGCGTGATCTTCTTGATCTACGGTATTCGCTTGGTGCTGCAATCGACCCTCAAGCGGGCGCGTCAGCTGCTTTACGCCTCGCTGATTTATCTCCCGGTGCTGTTGCTGGTCATGGCGTTGGATCGGGTGCGGCTGTGAATGTACAATCGACCATGGCTTTACAATCGAACGCGCCGCGCAGAAATTTACGTCTGGGATTGGCTCTCGGTTTGTTCACGTTGCTTTACCTCGCGGCGGTGATCGCCTTTTTGATAATTTACTGAGCCGATAGTTTTTCAATGGCCAAAGATTCCACCGCCATCGTTCTTGCCGAGTTCGAGCCGGCTGCCGCTATCGACGTTGCTAAACTCGGCGGCGGCGATCCACCGCCGGTGCGGCCGCGCGCGCCGCTGGCCGCCAATGCTTGGCTGGCGGTGTTGATGTTTCTCGGCGCCGAGGCGATGTTTTTCGCCGGCCTGATCGGCGCCTATTTAGTTTTTCGCATCGGCGCGCCGTTTTGGCCACCGCCGTTTCAACCGCGCTTGCCGGTGATTCTCACCGGCATGAATACTCTGATTCTCCTGAGCAGCGCCTGGACCATGAATCGCGCGCTACGCGCCGGGCAACAGAACCAGCAGGCGGCACTGATCCGTTATCTCGGCGTCACCGCGCTGTTGGGTTCGCTGTTTCTCGCCGTCCAGGGGTTCGAATGGCTCGAACTGATCCGTTTCGGCTTGACGGTTTCGAGCAGCGTTTACGGCGGGCTGTTTTATACCTTGATCGGGTTTCACGGCGCCCATGTGTTGGGCGCGCTGGTTTGGCTGGGAGTGGTTTTCATCTGGGCGCGCCAGGGGCGCTATTCGAAAGCGAATCATATCGGCTTGCAGACTTGCCGCATGTATTGGAACTTTGTCGTCGCGCTGTGGCCGATCCTCTATGGTTTGGTCTATCTCTATTAGTTTGGTTGACAGGAAAGAGTCCATACGTTAATTTCCAGCTACATTAGAAAATTTATGAAACTAAAATTGTTTTCGGCATTGGCCGCTGTTGCCGCTCTGGCCGATGCTCGGATCGTTCAGGCCTGCGCGGTGTGCATCACCGGCGCCAACGATCCGACCGCCGAAGCGTTCAACGCCAGCGTGTTGTTTCTCATGGCGACGCCGTATCTCGTGGTCGGCTCCATCGCCGGCGGGCTTTATTTTATCTATCGGCGCGCCTTGGCAAAGACTGCGCGGGATGAAGCGGCGGAAGCGGCATTGCAACTGACTTGGAATCAGGAGGCTAGCGAGCGATGAGTGAAGCGGTAGCGGTGCATGGAGGAGCGGAGCCGGCGGAGACTCCCTTAACTCCCGAGAACTGGGGTAAGCTCGGTATGTGGTTGTTCCTCGCCGGCGACGCCATGTCGTTCGGCGGGTTGATCGTCGGCTATGGCATACTGCGTTATTCGAGTAAAAGTTGGCC
The sequence above is a segment of the Deltaproteobacteria bacterium genome. Coding sequences within it:
- the cyoE gene encoding protoheme IX farnesyltransferase, yielding MSSNAGTLIFNSAAALRRAADYLELAKPRVVLMVLITAYVGFYLGSAEVPNYLRLLQMLFGTALTAGGTLALNQYLERDTDALMDRTRRRPLPDGRVQPREALWFGVALVIAGLSYLLLAVNLLTMLVTAFITVSYLALYTPMKPRSSLCMLIGAVPGALPPVIGWAAARGSLDIVAWVLFAILFLWQVPHTLAIARLYCADYAKAGIQFLPVIEPDGASTHRQIVSHSAALLAVSLLPTLLGAAGAVYFIVAFVLGVIFLIYGIRLVLQSTLKRARQLLYASLIYLPVLLLVMALDRVRL
- a CDS encoding heme-copper oxidase subunit III encodes the protein MAKDSTAIVLAEFEPAAAIDVAKLGGGDPPPVRPRAPLAANAWLAVLMFLGAEAMFFAGLIGAYLVFRIGAPFWPPPFQPRLPVILTGMNTLILLSSAWTMNRALRAGQQNQQAALIRYLGVTALLGSLFLAVQGFEWLELIRFGLTVSSSVYGGLFYTLIGFHGAHVLGALVWLGVVFIWARQGRYSKANHIGLQTCRMYWNFVVALWPILYGLVYLY